GATTTTGATACTTTTTATTCTACAAAATTGAATATAATTCTACAAATGTAGAGTATTTTGGGCTAGGAGTCAGGAGTTGGCGAGTACTTGGAGTCTTTGGAATTTGGATTTTGGGAATTGATAATTGGTATTACCCCGTCTGACGTTTGACGTTTTACGTTTGACCTTTGACGTCTGCCTCTTCACTAAATCATGAGCAGAAACAAACTCATTCAAGCTTAACCGCAGCGGACGCAGAGGAGTCGCGGAGGGCGCGGCGGTGGGTAGCTTTCAGCTGATTTGTATGTGGTTAGTAGTCAGTGGTCAGTTGTTTTGAATTTTGAATTTGGGATTTGGGTTTTCCTCTTCTCCCGTTTGACGTTTGACCTCTGACCTCTGCTTTCTTCTTATATCTTTAAAAATAAGCTTTCCGGCACTGGTCAATTGATCTGTACCGTAAATCTCCTGATGACCGGAACGTCCTCTACATGTCCGATCAAATAATAATTTCCTTTCTCATCCTGCCAGTTGATAAATGACTTGGTCCTTGAAAAGCGCCTTTCATCCATCGTAGTCAATAAATCATAATGCAGGATTTTCCCATTCGGGTCAAATACCTGGGCATACATGTCCAGATAATGATAACCTGATTCTTCGGTAAATTCTTTGTTCTCACGCCTGATTCCATAAAAATGTATCAGACTGCCGTCTTCGAGAGAAAAAATGCCCATATTGATACTCAAAATACGACCCATATAGGGTCCGCCGCTTGAATAGATGATGGAAGATCCGGGCAACAATCTCACCTCCCTGTACTCTTCCTCGGAGTCTAATATAACGTAGGGTTCTACATCCGGTATGGCACCCTGCAGGGTTTTGCGGTATTCCCATAACCCTTCTTCGTTCTTTGCGAATTCGTACAAGTTACCAGTAAAAATGGCGGGAGAGTAATAAAACCTGCTGTTGTCATTTGCCAATGTAAAACTGCCCGGGGCGTACATCGTTTCAAGCCACAGATACCTGCCTTGAATATCTAATGCGTTATAGGGAAAAAACGAATAGCGACGTTTCTGGAAATCCTCGCTGTAAACATGAAAAAGATCCCGGTTTTCTCTTTCAATTTTGGACCATGGGCTGGCGTCTAAAAAAAGAGCCAGCATATAACCGTCCAAATATTGAATGGCTGTGGGGAAAAACTGGTCTGACAAATTATATGGATATGAGTCAATTAAGTCACCCTCAGAAGATATGACTGTATATTGCAGATTTCCCCTGTCCATAACGACCAGGTCATTCTCAGGTGTCAATTCCATCAGTTCTATATCCTGAAATTCACCCGGGCCCCTTCCGCGACCGCCCAGGCTTCGGAGGTAGTTTCCATCGCTATCAAACACCTTGATTGTAAGGTTTCCCCGATCGGCAACATAAATGTTATTTTCCGCGTCAGTTCGTACAGCAAGTGGCCTGCCAAACTGATTCTCAAAAGGCTGTTCCTCCAGGCCAATTATCAAATTGGTTTCCATTGAGAGGGTTCCTGTGGGTTCTAACCGGCTGACGTTTTTCGCATCTTTTTGGCAGGAAAACAGTAATAAAAAGATGAGTAGAAACGGAATGAACTGCATTTTACTGTAAAAGAAAAGCTTCTTAAATAGTGTGAATGTAGTCATCGCAATCATTTCGGAATCTTGATAGAGTATTGAGTTATTAGATCAATTCCGGATAACACTATACCGTGATACTTTTGGCTGCCCCCCTAATTCTAATACATAAAATCCATCACCAGCTGGGTCTGCAATCATATCAATTGGGAAATACTCCTCAGATTTACTTGTGTATATAAAAGTTTCTTCATGACTTAGACTACCCCCATTGAAGCTGAATTTATCAATCATGACATCTTTATTTTGACGCATGATATAGATGTTTTCATCTATTACATCAATTGCACGAATTACTGCTTCCATTTGCTGATTCATTGATTCAGCCGGTATTGTCGATAAAATGTCTTCATCATAATTATACAGACCCTCGAAATCATTTAGATTTACTTCAAATTCTTTATTTCCAGATAAATCATAAATTTCAAGTACCGGAAAGTAGATATAGGCAACATACAATTTTTGACCACTAATTTTCATTGCCGGCCAATGCGCACCTGAAGGCAAGCCTGAGTTTTTATACTTCATCTCCCCAAATTGCCGTACTTCATTCCCTTCAAAATCAGTTACCACAAATAACGAGTCCTGTACCAAATTTGAACTCATTGATAAAGATGAAGGAGAAAATGAATACATCTTTCCGTCATGAACAGCCATAGAAATTGATGAATGTAAATGTTGAAATATAGACTGCAATTCACCATTTGAATCAAAAATCTGGGTTCTCTTATTTCCTTGGTCTTCTACGACAACAATGCCAGTATCAGCTGAAATAACAGAAGCATGTGTTAATTCACCCGGTCCCCTCCCTCTGGACCCAAACTCACGAATAAAATTACCTTCCATATCATACTGGATAACTATAGACTTATACGGGTCACTTACATAGATAAATTTATCGTAATCCGATGCAAGTTTATAAGGATTTGAGAGTAAACCCGGACTATCATGACCAAAACTATATACAAGTTGGATATTACTTTTTCGATTCTCAGTATTGTGATTATCGGAATCACACGAAACCAGTATTAATGCGGCAAAAACTATATTGCAGACAAAAATTCTCATCATTCAAAAATGCTTAAACCTATTAGCTGATCCGTATGTAGTTAGTAGTCAGTGGTCATTTGTTTGCCCCGAAGGAATCGTTTCTCGGGAGTTGGGAGTTAGGGGTACTTCGAGTGCCTGCCCCGAAGGGATCGCTACGCGGGAGTTATGGAGTACTTAGAGTTATTGGAATTTGGATTTTGGGATTTTGAAATTGGAATTTCCCCGTCTCACGTTTGACGTCTGACGTCTCACGACTCATGACTCAATACTCATGACTCTAGACTAAACCCATATTTCACTACCTCCACAATCCCCGTCTCTTCATCCGTTTCGCGGATATAGACATGTCCGTCTTTCACCAGTTCCATCATGTCGGTGGCGGGACGCACAAAGGCCGCCAGTTTTTCTCCGGTTTCGGCCAGCACCCAGACCTCGTTTTCCTCTTCATTCACTGTTGGCAGCGTAAGCCAGATGCGGTTTTCTTCGTCCGTCTCGATGTCCAGGAATGCCTGGCGAGTTTCGGGGATATCCATGCGGCGCAGGGCGTCTTTCATAGCTTCGTCTTCGTAATCGGCGATCATGCCGTCGCGGTCGAGGGGCGGACTCTCCCGGGAATGGTAGATGGAGCGGATCACCTCGCCTTCCAGATTCCTGGCGTGCAGCAGGATCCTGTCGGAAAAGCCCGAGACGATCTCTTCTGCGGGCGACACATCCGCATAGGTGCTGCCCATGAACGGGAGAGACATTATCCGGATGTTGTTATCACTCTGAAGCATATGCATCTCTGCCGGCCGGAATTCGATGAACCCGGATGAGAGCACATTCCCATCCCCGTCCACGATTCTGGGGGTCCGGCCCATCAGAAATTTCTCCCCGTCGCGCTCCATCTGGTTGTAAAAAACCAGGAATCGTCCGT
Above is a genomic segment from Rhodohalobacter mucosus containing:
- a CDS encoding 6-bladed beta-propeller: METNLIIGLEEQPFENQFGRPLAVRTDAENNIYVADRGNLTIKVFDSDGNYLRSLGGRGRGPGEFQDIELMELTPENDLVVMDRGNLQYTVISSEGDLIDSYPYNLSDQFFPTAIQYLDGYMLALFLDASPWSKIERENRDLFHVYSEDFQKRRYSFFPYNALDIQGRYLWLETMYAPGSFTLANDNSRFYYSPAIFTGNLYEFAKNEEGLWEYRKTLQGAIPDVEPYVILDSEEEYREVRLLPGSSIIYSSGGPYMGRILSINMGIFSLEDGSLIHFYGIRRENKEFTEESGYHYLDMYAQVFDPNGKILHYDLLTTMDERRFSRTKSFINWQDEKGNYYLIGHVEDVPVIRRFTVQIN
- a CDS encoding 6-bladed beta-propeller, with product MMRIFVCNIVFAALILVSCDSDNHNTENRKSNIQLVYSFGHDSPGLLSNPYKLASDYDKFIYVSDPYKSIVIQYDMEGNFIREFGSRGRGPGELTHASVISADTGIVVVEDQGNKRTQIFDSNGELQSIFQHLHSSISMAVHDGKMYSFSPSSLSMSSNLVQDSLFVVTDFEGNEVRQFGEMKYKNSGLPSGAHWPAMKISGQKLYVAYIYFPVLEIYDLSGNKEFEVNLNDFEGLYNYDEDILSTIPAESMNQQMEAVIRAIDVIDENIYIMRQNKDVMIDKFSFNGGSLSHEETFIYTSKSEEYFPIDMIADPAGDGFYVLELGGQPKVSRYSVIRN
- a CDS encoding 6-bladed beta-propeller codes for the protein MFHLRFILLPLILIFVSCSSSPEVEVPEDIAAMENVAVFSGQEEPQYDISLTEQARFGDTNEIFISSISGIAVDDNGNLYLADQSEATVHAYDPDGEYRFSIGRSGEGPGEFNAAYQPRIHNGELYVLDINQQRISVFNPEDGTFLRTHPLGGGSDDLSGFPVQAEPLSDGRFLVFYNQMERDGEKFLMGRTPRIVDGDGNVLSSGFIEFRPAEMHMLQSDNNIRIMSLPFMGSTYADVSPAEEIVSGFSDRILLHARNLEGEVIRSIYHSRESPPLDRDGMIADYEDEAMKDALRRMDIPETRQAFLDIETDEENRIWLTLPTVNEEENEVWVLAETGEKLAAFVRPATDMMELVKDGHVYIRETDEETGIVEVVKYGFSLES